The following coding sequences are from one Syntrophorhabdaceae bacterium window:
- a CDS encoding TOBE domain-containing protein, translating to MNKLYGRISQLTTSGNMTLVDIDVSGTQMTAITIGTPEKVRYLRTSSNIELLFNESEVSIGKLTDGQISLCNQLQCIIDDLIPGKIFSQVILSFHGEHLTSLITTRSVKRLNLETGDRVTAFIKTNEVLLKEPDEAGNGD from the coding sequence ATGAACAAATTGTACGGAAGAATATCGCAATTGACGACATCAGGCAATATGACGCTGGTGGATATTGACGTGAGCGGGACGCAGATGACCGCCATTACCATCGGGACACCCGAGAAGGTCAGGTACCTGCGGACCTCGAGCAATATTGAATTGCTGTTCAATGAATCGGAAGTCTCGATAGGAAAGCTGACAGATGGACAGATAAGCCTTTGCAACCAGCTGCAGTGTATCATCGACGACCTTATCCCCGGAAAAATATTTAGCCAGGTAATTCTTTCTTTTCACGGAGAGCATTTGACTTCACTGATAACAACAAGGTCGGTTAAGAGACTGAACCTGGAAACGGGGGACCGTGTAACGGCTTTTATCAAAACAAACGAAGTATTATTAAAGGAACCCGATGAGGCCGGGAATGGAGATTGA
- a CDS encoding ATP-binding cassette domain-containing protein, with product MEIELSVRKKLFTATGEFTFKADLQINNGEIVSFFGPSGVGKTTMLRIIAGLTDADEGFVKVGGQFWLDTADGTNLPPRKRKVGFVFQHYALFPNMSVRENLQFAQKNVDKQHLDELLEIFGLVNLQHRKPGVLSGGQNQRVALARALARKPDLLLLDEPLSALDIEMRSSLQDEILHVHKLWGITTILVSHDLPEVFKLCNRVITFNNGRVTDDGNPYDIFANYKISGKLQFVAEVLKVEKEDVVDIHTLLIGNSPVKIAVCNNRQASFLPGDKVLVISKAFNPIIQKLNSKENGR from the coding sequence ATGGAGATTGAATTATCCGTAAGGAAGAAGCTCTTCACCGCAACGGGCGAATTTACATTTAAAGCCGATCTTCAGATCAACAACGGTGAAATAGTATCTTTTTTCGGACCATCGGGCGTAGGCAAAACAACGATGCTGCGCATTATTGCCGGGCTGACCGATGCCGACGAAGGATTTGTAAAAGTCGGCGGGCAGTTCTGGCTTGACACGGCAGACGGCACAAACTTACCGCCCCGAAAACGCAAAGTCGGTTTTGTATTCCAGCATTATGCCCTCTTCCCGAATATGAGCGTTCGCGAGAATCTGCAGTTTGCCCAGAAGAACGTCGACAAGCAGCATCTTGACGAGCTCCTTGAGATATTCGGGCTGGTCAATCTGCAGCACCGCAAGCCGGGGGTGCTTTCGGGGGGGCAGAATCAGAGAGTAGCCCTGGCACGTGCGCTGGCGCGCAAACCGGATCTGCTGCTGCTCGACGAGCCTCTTTCCGCGCTGGACATTGAGATGAGAAGTTCCCTTCAGGACGAAATCCTCCATGTCCACAAACTGTGGGGAATCACTACAATCCTCGTCAGCCACGATCTGCCGGAGGTATTCAAGCTATGCAACCGGGTGATAACATTTAACAACGGACGTGTCACGGACGACGGCAATCCTTATGATATTTTCGCCAACTATAAGATAAGCGGTAAACTCCAATTCGTTGCCGAAGTGCTGAAAGTTGAAAAAGAAGATGTCGTGGATATACACACTTTACTGATAGGCAACTCTCCTGTCAAGATTGCCGTCTGCAACAACCGGCAGGCATCATTTCTACCGGGCGACAAGGTGCTGGTGATCTCCAAGGCCTTTAACCCGATCATTCAAAAACTCAATTCCAAGGAAAACGGGAGGTAA